DNA sequence from the Parachlamydia acanthamoebae genome:
GACGATATGTTCAGTCAAATTCCTCAAAATAGACTCTTGCTCTACCTCATGCTTCTTGGAGCTTTGCCTTTATTTCTTTCAACAATCTACTTTTTTTCTAATGAAAATGCGGTAGATTCCTTGAAAAATTCGATTGAAGAAACAGAGAATCAGGTTTTTTTACAAGCAAAGAGACAGGCAAACAATAAGGCTGTCAGCAACCATTTTAGAGACGCTGATCGCTTTTATATTGATAAACAGCTGGAGCAATTGACATTTCTTAAGCCAGAAATTCAAAGCTTAAAAGATGTGATTGAAAACAAAAATTATGCGGGTGATGAAAACGTACGCAAACGGCTTGATTTCTTAACTGGACCAGGAAACAAACTTCTTTTTTCAGAAGGCGTGGTAGATACCCTCCCGGGTTTCCAAGAGACCATTGTCACACAGGTTCACCCAGTAGAGGTGGATGCTTCAGATCTTGCCACCATTCTAGCTCTCATTGAGGGACAAAAGATCGGCGAACATGAAGCTGGACCAAATCGTCCTCAACTGATTATAATTGATTTCAGCTTAGAGAAAAAAGCTTCGGTTAATAAAAACGAAACTTTTGCCCTTAACATGAAACTCTTAAAGCGAGAAATCTTATAATCATGTCCATTCGATCCTTATGTCTCTTAAGTCTCCTTCTCTTCACAGGATGCGCACGCTATTTCTATTGTGAATATAATCCAGATGAACTCTCTACAATTAATATCATCGATCAAAACGGCCTCTCGGAGACATTTACAAGTCGTGAGCGTGTTAGACAATATGAAAATGTCGACTTCATGACAAATCAACCCTATCAAAAAGTGATGCGGGTGTATGGAAAGGATGAGTTTGGTAATGCAAGAGCTTTAATCACAAGTTATCACCCCAATGGGCAAATCCAGCAGTATCTGGAAGTGGTCAATAACCGCGCTTTTGGAGAATATAAAGAATGGTATCCCACAGGAAAGCTTAAGCTAGCAGCTAAAGTCATTGGCGGTGTAGCTGACATCAATACAGCTGCTGAAAAAAGTTGGTTATTCGATGGAATTGCAAAAGTGTGGAGTGAGGAAGGTTGTATTGAAGCCTGTATTTGCTATTACAAAGGAATCCTCGAGGGAGAATCTCTATATTATCATTCCAATGGAAAGTTGTGGAAACGCATTTTTTATAAAGATGATAAAATTGAGGGAGATGCCGAAATTTTTCTAGATAACGGTGAACTTCTCCAAGTTACACATTACGTGGAAGGCAAAAAAGAAGGGGTCGCCAAAAGATATTGGGCTCCTTGTCAAGTGGCTTCTGAAGAGATCTACTGCAATGACTTGCTTGTCACCGCCTTTTATTTTGACAAATCGAACAACCTCATTGCCCAAATCGAAAACGGAAACGGAATTCGCGCTGTTTTCAACCGAGAAAGCGTGTATGAATTCCAACAATATCAAAATGGCGTACTCGAAGGAAAAGTATGTGTCTTTGATGAAAGAGGGTTCCTCGTCAATACCTACCATATGCTCAACCAAAAAAAACATGGGGAAGAAGTCGAATACTACCAACAATTGTTTAGCAGCCAAATCCCTCAACCTCTTCTTTCTATTCAATGGTATGAAGATAAAATTCAAGGGGTATGCAAAACGTGGTACCGCAATGGACAATTAGAAAGTCAACGCGAGATGAGCAATAATAAGAAAAATGGAATTGCTCTAGCCTATTATCTCGATGGCAATTTGATGATGATTGAAGAATATGATCATGGCAAACTTCTCAAAGGAAAGTATTACAAAAAAGGGGAAAAAACCCCAATTAGCGAAGTTGCAGAAGGATTTGGTCTTGTTACTGTGTATGATGCAGATGGTAACTATCTGAATAAATTCACCTATGCGAAGGGAAAACCGGACGAATGATTTCGCCAAATCCCCACATATGTTTGTTGCCATTAGGCACGCTCTTTAACAAATTTTTTCAGACTCAATCAAAGAGCTTTGCTCTAGATTTTTGCTTGCACCTTCCCTGATCTGGTAAACATAAATGGTCTCTTTGTGATTGAGAAATCGACCTAAAATTAAGGCTGAAATAGTTATAGCTTAGCAGTTTATTTAGAAGCCTTTATCATATGACTTAACTAACGAGGCACCCTCTTAAGAAAAAATTATTTTGAATAGAAAAAAATTATTTTCTTGTTTAAACTAAATCCACAAAAGAGAGGGATTCATGTATAAGAAAATGGTTCCAATTATCTTGCTTTCTGTAATAGCTCTCCAAAATTTTCTCTCCGCTCTTCCACAAGAAGATCTTTTCCAAATTACATTTCTTCCGAAAGAGATAGGAAGCCATGAAAAAATTGCTGTTCATCCTAATGGACAATCTATTATATACACAGTTCATCAAAAACCTTTAGAAGGTTTTCCTGATGATGCTTACATCATGCCTACCGGAGTTCCTTTTAACAGACTCCACAGTTATCTTTACATCTATGAACTAGAATCCGGAAAGACCACGCAAATTGGACCTAAGGATGCGAATTGTTGGCGCCCCTGTTTTTCTCCTGATGGTCAGAAAATAGCTTTTTATTGTGACAAAGAGGGATTTTCCAATTTATGGATTCATGATATAGCCTCAGCACAATCATCTCTTGCTTGTAAGAATGCGATTAGAACAAATCTGTTTGGATTAGTGGATCGTCCTTATTGGAGTCCCGATAGCAGCCTTGTTTATATCCCCATTCTTCCTTTAGAACATGCTGGTACTCTGAGTGATAGCAACCAAAAAAATCAAGAAACCACAGTTTGTTTGTATTCAAGTGAGAGTCCTCCTTCACAGCTTAATATTCCAGTATTTGGAAAAATCTCTTCAGTCAATTTAAGAACAGGCGAATGTAACATCATCGCACCTATTAATGAAAATGATCCTCTATCCTTTCAGTTTGCGCTCTCCAAAACAGGCCTATATGTTGCCTATCTTTCGTTCTTAAATGATGTATCTACAAATCCTTGTGATTTAAGAGTGTGTTCTGTTGATTCAAAAAAAACATTTAACATCACAAAACACCTTACGATTCGCGGTAAGACTGCAGAAATTGTTTGGCACCCTCACCAGGATAAACTAGCCTTTATAGAAAAAGGCAGGGTTTTTATCGCCTCATGGGATAAAAATGGAGAATATGAACTAAAAGAGCTTTCTAAGGGCTATGAAGCTATATTTTCAACAACCACATTAAGATTTTCTCCAGATGGTAAAACTCTATTGGCTGGAACCAACACTACAGACCTAGGCCATTCTGAGTACTCTCAGACTCTCTTTCTCTTTTCTTTAGAAGGGGCCTCTCCTCATCAAATAATAATCCCCAAAGGATGGAGTTATCATTCTACATTGGAAACAGAAGGTGGTGACTTTTGGCAACCCGAAAAAGACGTTGTGGTCATCAGTCTAATAAATAGCACAGAAAACGCGATCGTGAAATTTTATTTTGAAACAAATTGTTATGAAATCTTGTGGAAGAGCCAGTCTAATGTTAAAGGAATGATTGCCTCCAAAGAAACAAACCAGGTCTTTTATATCAATGAAAACCTAAACACCTCCCAAAATATTTATCGGGCTTCATTTGATTTTTCAATTGTCGCGCGTTTGACCCATATCGACCCCCTGCAAGACTTCTTAGAAGAAATCACTGCTATAGTCATTGAATCAACAGTCCCTCGTTACGATGGAACACTTGAAAAAGTGGACACAACCATTCTATTGCCAAAAGGAATACAACCGAATCAACAGCTTCCAGCCATTGTGGAAGTATATCCAGGAGCAAACCTTCAATCGGCAGTAAAACGCTTTGGGGGAGGAAATATTGCTTCTTTTCCTTCTCGACTTTTATTAGAACAGGGATATGCGATAGTATTGCCGGATTTGCGAAGTAGGCCTGAAGGTGAACCTGGCAATCCGATACAAGAGACAGTCGACCGATTGCTGCCTCAAATCTATCAGGCATCCTGTTTAGGATTGATAGATATTAATCGCCTGGGCCTTATTGGCCAATCTTTTGGTGGTTATGGCGCAGCGGGAATTGTAACAAAAACGAATCTTTTTCGAGCCTCTGTATCTATCTCTGGAATATACGACTTGACAGGAGCATATGGAATTTTTAGCAAAAATTGGGAAGGTTTTGCAGACACAGATTGGTACGAAAACAGGCAGGGGAGGATGGGAACCCATCCTTGGGAAAATATGTTTAGATATCTGGAAAATTCTCCCTATTACCTAGCTAAAGATATTTATACACCACTTTTGCTCATCCATGGAGAGAAAGATATAACTTTCGAAGTACAAGAGGCTCAAAAGATGTTTACCGCGCTTAAGCGGCTTGGTAAAAAAGTTAACCTTGCTGTCTATAAGAAAGAAGGACATGTGATCAACAACTGGAATCACTCTAATGCTATTGATGCAGTAAAACGGATTATTGCATTTTATGACCATCACCTTTTGCCTAAAGACAAAAAACCAGATGAAAAGAGATTAGTGGCATCAACGGACACAATATCAAATCGATGAAAATCAAGCTATATTTCGTAGGCTATTGAATTTAAATAAAAAGATATGACATCTTCCAAAATTTTGAAAAATTTTTTGTCAAATCCCAAGTAGATAAAAACGCACTTTTTCCGATCTGAGCTCGATCCTCGTATGAATCAAAAAATATTGATGTTTTCTGGAATAAGAAAAAAAGAATGGAGGAGGTGGGATTCGAACCCACGGTACGCGATAAACGTACACACGCTTTCCAAGCGTGCTCTTTCGGCCGCTCAGACACTCCTCCGAAATGAAAGAAAAGTGTAGTTGAATTTGGATTATCCTGCAAGAGCTAAATCAATCTGTTTCATGTAAAGCGGCTTTACATTGCGTAAGCTAGCAAAGATCAATCTTGCCCATTCAGATAAACAGAGCAATGCATCGCTCGCATTTTATGATAAATGCCATTAACAATCATTCATAACAAATTTATCAATAAACGCTCTTCATATGGAGCATAAGAAAATGGGACGAATAATACAGATAAAAATAATTTGCATCACCAAGAAGGTATTTAAATAATTTAATTACAAAAAGATCTTTTTGTTATAATAAAGTAACAAATCTTTCTGCCTTGAATATTTATTTAACTATGGTGATATAATGAATAAGTATGAAGGTTCTCCTTATGTTGACTCCATGCAAAAAGGTCAGTTCTTCGAAGAAGAAAAAGAAAGGGCGGTTTCCCACCCCACATCTTTTAAGCCTCTGAAACAAGTCGTCTTAGAAATGGTTAAAGCGACTCTAATGGATCAAAATGAAACCATTCCCGTTGATCATCAATTCCCTCCCTCTAACGAAGAAATTTTACCTACAAATATTCGAGAAAAAATGCTCGAATCTGTTGTTAGTGAAAAGGTGAGAGATTACGAACAGAAATTTGTTGACTACCTGAATGGGATATTTGAGCATGGCATCGTCAGCTCTAACCGAGCCATTCTTTTAGGAATTAAGCAAGTTAGCTCCTTAGACAAAAATCCACGCCCTCCTAATGAAGTTGAGGTTAATTGTATCTCGGATTTAAAAGGAATTCAAGTTGCTGTGAATGGACCTTCAGCAGAGACAAGCAAAGCAAAAGGAGCTTTATCCGTTGCCCTCGAGCGTAAACATGATACATTAACTGAAGACTTACCTCCCGCTCAACTCACACCTGAAGAAGAAAAATCCCTGGAAGGTTTACCAGCTACCCTAAAAGAAACATTCACAAAATTGAAGTTAAAGGATAAAGGGCCAACTTTTACTGAAGAAGCTCTCTCGATCTTATCTGATCGAGCAAATAGCAGTTTACTTATTTTAACAACACCACAAAAAATGCAACTCGTCGATAACGGTGGAGAATCTCTTTCGATTGAAAACTCAGTGATCCATGATTTTAAAGAGCAAACAGAAACTGAAGCACTTGATGGCTGTCGTGAAATCAAAATTCTAGCCAATATTGATCCTAGATCCTTCGATGTAGTTTTGCTCCCCAAAAGATTTGAACATCTGAGGGATA
Encoded proteins:
- a CDS encoding toxin-antitoxin system YwqK family antitoxin, whose protein sequence is MSIRSLCLLSLLLFTGCARYFYCEYNPDELSTINIIDQNGLSETFTSRERVRQYENVDFMTNQPYQKVMRVYGKDEFGNARALITSYHPNGQIQQYLEVVNNRAFGEYKEWYPTGKLKLAAKVIGGVADINTAAEKSWLFDGIAKVWSEEGCIEACICYYKGILEGESLYYHSNGKLWKRIFYKDDKIEGDAEIFLDNGELLQVTHYVEGKKEGVAKRYWAPCQVASEEIYCNDLLVTAFYFDKSNNLIAQIENGNGIRAVFNRESVYEFQQYQNGVLEGKVCVFDERGFLVNTYHMLNQKKHGEEVEYYQQLFSSQIPQPLLSIQWYEDKIQGVCKTWYRNGQLESQREMSNNKKNGIALAYYLDGNLMMIEEYDHGKLLKGKYYKKGEKTPISEVAEGFGLVTVYDADGNYLNKFTYAKGKPDE
- a CDS encoding S9 family peptidase, with amino-acid sequence MYKKMVPIILLSVIALQNFLSALPQEDLFQITFLPKEIGSHEKIAVHPNGQSIIYTVHQKPLEGFPDDAYIMPTGVPFNRLHSYLYIYELESGKTTQIGPKDANCWRPCFSPDGQKIAFYCDKEGFSNLWIHDIASAQSSLACKNAIRTNLFGLVDRPYWSPDSSLVYIPILPLEHAGTLSDSNQKNQETTVCLYSSESPPSQLNIPVFGKISSVNLRTGECNIIAPINENDPLSFQFALSKTGLYVAYLSFLNDVSTNPCDLRVCSVDSKKTFNITKHLTIRGKTAEIVWHPHQDKLAFIEKGRVFIASWDKNGEYELKELSKGYEAIFSTTTLRFSPDGKTLLAGTNTTDLGHSEYSQTLFLFSLEGASPHQIIIPKGWSYHSTLETEGGDFWQPEKDVVVISLINSTENAIVKFYFETNCYEILWKSQSNVKGMIASKETNQVFYINENLNTSQNIYRASFDFSIVARLTHIDPLQDFLEEITAIVIESTVPRYDGTLEKVDTTILLPKGIQPNQQLPAIVEVYPGANLQSAVKRFGGGNIASFPSRLLLEQGYAIVLPDLRSRPEGEPGNPIQETVDRLLPQIYQASCLGLIDINRLGLIGQSFGGYGAAGIVTKTNLFRASVSISGIYDLTGAYGIFSKNWEGFADTDWYENRQGRMGTHPWENMFRYLENSPYYLAKDIYTPLLLIHGEKDITFEVQEAQKMFTALKRLGKKVNLAVYKKEGHVINNWNHSNAIDAVKRIIAFYDHHLLPKDKKPDEKRLVASTDTISNR